GGCCGCCGCGCTCTTCCTCGACGAGGCCGTCGCCCTGCTGCCGCAGCTGCGGGCCGCCTACGACGACGACCCCGCCGACCTCTACCTCTACGACGTCGGCGCCTTCGCCGCCCGCGCGCTGGCCGAGGCGCAGGGCCGGGACATCGTCCAGCTGTCACCGACGTTCGTGGGCTGGGACGGCGCCGAGGAGGAGATCGGCGCGGCGTTCGCCGGGCTGCCGGGCGCCGCGGAATACCAGGCGCGGTTCGCCGCCTGGCTGGCCGGGTGCGGCGCGCGCACCACGGACGTGGCGGAGTTCTCCGGCCGGCCGCGCCGGGCGCTGGCGACGATCCCGCGGGCCATGCAGCCGCACGCGGACCGGGTCGACGCCGACACCGTGACCTTCGTCGGGCCGTGCCTGGGGGACCGCGGGGAGCAGGGCGGCTGGACGCGGCCGGCCGGCGCCGAGCGGGTCCTGCTGGTGTCCCTGGGCTCGGCGTACACCCGCCGGCCGGAGTTCTACCGACAGTGCGTGGCGGCCTTCGGGAACCTGCCGGGGTGGCACGTGGTGCTCCAGATCGGCCGGTACATCGACCCGTTGGAGCTGGGCGGCGCGCTGCCGGCCAACATCGAAGTCCGTTCGTGGGTACCGCAGTTGGCGATCCTGGAGCAGGCGG
The sequence above is a segment of the Streptomyces lydicus genome. Coding sequences within it:
- a CDS encoding macrolide family glycosyltransferase, which encodes MPRTTHIAMVGTPMVSHVLPSLEIIRELVSRGHRVTYANAEHAAALIAPTGAAFVRCTTTLPVVDNAWPQDPVAAAALFLDEAVALLPQLRAAYDDDPADLYLYDVGAFAARALAEAQGRDIVQLSPTFVGWDGAEEEIGAAFAGLPGAAEYQARFAAWLAGCGARTTDVAEFSGRPRRALATIPRAMQPHADRVDADTVTFVGPCLGDRGEQGGWTRPAGAERVLLVSLGSAYTRRPEFYRQCVAAFGNLPGWHVVLQIGRYIDPLELGGALPANIEVRSWVPQLAILEQADAFVTHAGMGGSSEGLYAGVPMIAVPQGAEQFLNADRLVELGVARRLDTADATAEALRTALTELTADPQVAARSAALRAEVRAEGGARRAADLIEARLG